One window of the Candidatus Chromulinivoraceae bacterium genome contains the following:
- a CDS encoding TIGR00725 family protein, with product MKKLQIAVIGSAGPEEYAYDKPIKAMYAAAETIGRLLAQKECIIVNGGKDGVMEAVCRGAKSAGGLTVAEISGDGRGEGNDYVDIEIVTTDSGFRGPSLLVGMSDAVISLGGGAGTLQELSVAYRMRKPIVLYTGFGGWTDRVAKLDYLDERQLVQFVQVNTEELAVIKAIQLAKKEKNNVGRKPLNLAFRGKKCNNNPNEYVVITAI from the coding sequence ATGAAAAAACTACAGATTGCCGTTATTGGATCGGCCGGACCTGAGGAATATGCCTATGATAAACCAATTAAAGCTATGTACGCTGCTGCCGAAACGATAGGTCGACTCCTAGCGCAGAAAGAATGCATTATCGTTAATGGCGGTAAGGACGGTGTTATGGAGGCGGTTTGTCGAGGCGCTAAAAGTGCAGGTGGTCTCACTGTTGCCGAAATATCTGGTGATGGTCGCGGAGAGGGTAATGACTATGTTGATATAGAGATCGTAACTACTGATAGCGGTTTTCGTGGTCCATCTCTGCTTGTTGGTATGAGTGACGCGGTTATTTCTCTAGGCGGTGGTGCGGGAACACTTCAAGAGTTGTCAGTAGCTTATCGTATGCGCAAACCGATAGTTCTCTATACGGGCTTTGGCGGTTGGACTGACCGTGTTGCAAAACTTGACTATCTCGATGAGCGTCAACTTGTGCAATTTGTTCAAGTAAATACCGAAGAATTAGCAGTCATTAAGGCCATCCAATTGGCAAAAAAGGAGAAAAATAATGTCGGCAGAAAACCGCTCAACCTTGCTTTCCGAGGAAAAAAATGCAACAATAACCCCAATGAGTACGTTGTCATCACAGCCATATAA
- the hisS gene encoding histidine--tRNA ligase: MSTLSSQPYKGTRDFYPAEKRVQNYIFSNWKQIAISFGYEEYGAPLLEPLEVYAAKSGQELANEQTYAFSDRGERTVAIRPEMTPSISRMVAARRQEMAYPARLFSIANFMRYERPQRGREREFWQLNVDIFGVDGALPEAEIITMGATFMKRFGATDDMFIIKINNRKVINYMMSEYLGLDAVQSQLMIKLFDRKNKISNEDFRDQAIEIFGDDKAPEGLSKIAKLLSAKAMAELPDSIRENEAVKEVQQLFKLLERSGVKNATFDITLMRGLDYYTGTVFEFFDTDPENNRSLFGGGRYDGLVGLFGAEPISAVGMAPGYTMTELFLQTHNLLPKLPSTTEVYMVVLGDALEGGMKLADELRSEGVMVEVDITGRKLDKQLKTAVKKEIPFIVFVGEKELQSEIYPFKDTASSEEQKFAFERIVSSVKDRRRKSQDDLSDLFE, translated from the coding sequence ATGAGTACGTTGTCATCACAGCCATATAAAGGCACCCGAGATTTCTATCCTGCTGAAAAGCGTGTGCAAAATTATATCTTTTCCAACTGGAAACAAATTGCGATAAGTTTTGGGTATGAAGAGTACGGTGCACCGCTTTTGGAGCCGCTTGAAGTCTATGCGGCTAAATCAGGCCAAGAGCTAGCCAATGAACAAACCTATGCTTTTTCTGACCGTGGAGAGCGAACGGTTGCTATTCGTCCAGAAATGACACCAAGTATTAGCCGTATGGTTGCTGCTCGTCGTCAAGAGATGGCGTATCCAGCTCGCTTGTTTAGCATTGCCAATTTTATGCGCTATGAACGCCCTCAGCGTGGTCGTGAGCGCGAGTTTTGGCAACTGAATGTCGATATCTTTGGCGTGGATGGTGCTTTGCCTGAGGCGGAGATCATTACAATGGGTGCAACTTTTATGAAACGTTTTGGCGCGACTGATGATATGTTTATCATCAAGATTAATAACCGCAAGGTTATTAACTATATGATGAGTGAATATCTTGGTCTTGATGCGGTTCAGTCGCAGCTTATGATTAAACTATTTGACCGAAAAAATAAAATCTCAAACGAAGATTTCCGTGATCAAGCGATCGAAATCTTTGGAGATGATAAAGCTCCTGAGGGTCTTTCTAAGATCGCCAAGCTACTTAGCGCTAAGGCAATGGCGGAGCTGCCGGATAGCATTCGTGAAAACGAAGCTGTTAAAGAAGTTCAACAACTTTTTAAACTTCTAGAGCGCTCAGGCGTTAAGAATGCGACGTTTGATATTACTCTTATGCGTGGCCTCGACTATTATACTGGTACGGTATTTGAGTTTTTTGATACTGACCCCGAAAATAATCGTTCACTCTTTGGTGGAGGCCGTTACGATGGTTTAGTCGGTTTATTTGGTGCTGAACCTATCTCGGCTGTTGGCATGGCGCCGGGCTACACGATGACTGAACTATTCTTGCAAACACACAATTTGTTGCCTAAGCTACCTTCAACGACTGAGGTCTATATGGTTGTCCTGGGTGATGCGCTCGAAGGCGGAATGAAGCTTGCTGACGAACTGCGAAGCGAGGGTGTGATGGTTGAAGTGGATATTACTGGTCGCAAACTCGACAAGCAACTTAAGACAGCGGTTAAAAAAGAGATTCCATTCATTGTATTCGTAGGTGAAAAAGAATTGCAATCAGAGATTTACCCGTTTAAGGATACTGCTTCAAGTGAAGAGCAAAAGTTTGCGTTTGAGCGTATCGTGAGCAGCGTTAAGGATCGTCGTCGCAAATCGCAAGATGATCTTTCAGATCTTTTTGAGTAG